The following coding sequences are from one Arachis hypogaea cultivar Tifrunner chromosome 7, arahy.Tifrunner.gnm2.J5K5, whole genome shotgun sequence window:
- the LOC112703573 gene encoding BES1/BZR1 homolog protein 4 isoform X1, producing the protein MTGARQPTWKERENNKRRERRRRAIAAKIFAGLRMYGNYKLPKHCDNNEVLKALCNEAGWTVEPDGTTYRKGCKPVERLEVGGSAVATPCSSFHPSPCASYNPSPGSSSFPSPRSSPFATNANADPNSLIPWLKNLSSGSSSAASSRIHQIFIHNGSISAPVTPPLSSPSARAEWEDQPANPMVGVQQYSFMPSSTPPSPGRQVVDQDWFGKIRAPQGDGTTSPTFSLVSSNPFGVKEETLGGSSSCNWTPIPSGTCSPVVAASSDHTTDILMAEAASDEFAFGSTKKGFVNAWQGERIVIGSDDLELTLGSSKTRQTSA; encoded by the exons ATGACGGGGGCGAGGCAGCCTACTTGGAAGGAGAGGGAGAACAACAAGCGGAGGGAGCGGCGGCGGAGGGCGATCGCCGCCAAGATCTTCGCCGGGCTGAGAATGTACGGAAACTACAAGCTCCCGAAGCACTGCGACAACAACGAAGTTCTTAAGGCGCTGTGCAACGAAGCCGGTTGGACCGTTGAACCTGACGGCACCACTTATCGGAAG GGATGCAAACCTGTTGAACGCTTGGAAGTTGGTGGTTCTGCAGTGGCAACCCCATGTTCATCTTTCCATCCAAGTCCCTGTGCTTCCTATAATCCCAGCCCAGGATCTTCTTCGTTCCCTAGCCCGCGCTCATCTCCCTTTGCCACAAATGCCAATGCTGATCCGAATTCACTCATTCCATGGCTCAAGAACCTCTCATCTGGATCATCGTCAGCTGCCTCTTCAAGGATTCACCAAATATTCATTCATAATGGCTCAATTAGTGCTCCTGTCACTCCTCCACTGAGCTCTCCATCTGCGCGAGCTGAATGGGAAGACCAGCCTGCCAATCCCATGGTGGGTGTACAGCAGTACTCTTTCATGCCTTCCTCCACTCCTCCAAGCCCTGGACGCCAAGTTGTTGACCAAGATTGGTTCGGCAAGATTAGGGCTCCACAGGGTGATGGGACAACTTCTCCAACCTTCAGCCTGGTCTCCTCAAACCCATTTGGCGTCAAGGAGGAGACTCTTGGTGGCAGCAGCTCCTGCAACTGGACGCCAATTCCTAGTGGTACTTGTTCTCCTGTTGTCGCCGCAAGCTCTGATCACACAACAGATATTCTGATGGCTGAAGCTGCTTCAGATGAGTTTGCCTTTGGAAGCACCAAAAAAGGTTTTGTGAATGCCTGGCAAGGAGAGAGGATCGTTATTGGGTCAGATGATCTTGAGCTCACCCTCGGGAGCTCAAAAACCAG GCAAACTTCTGCATAA
- the LOC112703573 gene encoding BES1/BZR1 homolog protein 4 isoform X2 yields MTGARQPTWKERENNKRRERRRRAIAAKIFAGLRMYGNYKLPKHCDNNEVLKALCNEAGWTVEPDGTTYRKGCKPVERLEVGGSAVATPCSSFHPSPCASYNPSPGSSSFPSPRSSPFATNANADPNSLIPWLKNLSSGSSSAASSRIHQIFIHNGSISAPVTPPLSSPSARAEWEDQPANPMVGVQQYSFMPSSTPPSPGRQVVDQDWFGKIRAPQGDGTTSPTFSLVSSNPFGVKEETLGGSSSCNWTPIPSGTCSPVVAASSDHTTDILMAEAASDEFAFGSTKKGFVNAWQGERIVIGSDDLELTLGSSKTR; encoded by the exons ATGACGGGGGCGAGGCAGCCTACTTGGAAGGAGAGGGAGAACAACAAGCGGAGGGAGCGGCGGCGGAGGGCGATCGCCGCCAAGATCTTCGCCGGGCTGAGAATGTACGGAAACTACAAGCTCCCGAAGCACTGCGACAACAACGAAGTTCTTAAGGCGCTGTGCAACGAAGCCGGTTGGACCGTTGAACCTGACGGCACCACTTATCGGAAG GGATGCAAACCTGTTGAACGCTTGGAAGTTGGTGGTTCTGCAGTGGCAACCCCATGTTCATCTTTCCATCCAAGTCCCTGTGCTTCCTATAATCCCAGCCCAGGATCTTCTTCGTTCCCTAGCCCGCGCTCATCTCCCTTTGCCACAAATGCCAATGCTGATCCGAATTCACTCATTCCATGGCTCAAGAACCTCTCATCTGGATCATCGTCAGCTGCCTCTTCAAGGATTCACCAAATATTCATTCATAATGGCTCAATTAGTGCTCCTGTCACTCCTCCACTGAGCTCTCCATCTGCGCGAGCTGAATGGGAAGACCAGCCTGCCAATCCCATGGTGGGTGTACAGCAGTACTCTTTCATGCCTTCCTCCACTCCTCCAAGCCCTGGACGCCAAGTTGTTGACCAAGATTGGTTCGGCAAGATTAGGGCTCCACAGGGTGATGGGACAACTTCTCCAACCTTCAGCCTGGTCTCCTCAAACCCATTTGGCGTCAAGGAGGAGACTCTTGGTGGCAGCAGCTCCTGCAACTGGACGCCAATTCCTAGTGGTACTTGTTCTCCTGTTGTCGCCGCAAGCTCTGATCACACAACAGATATTCTGATGGCTGAAGCTGCTTCAGATGAGTTTGCCTTTGGAAGCACCAAAAAAGGTTTTGTGAATGCCTGGCAAGGAGAGAGGATCGTTATTGGGTCAGATGATCTTGAGCTCACCCTCGGGAGCTCAAAAACCAGGTAG
- the LOC112703574 gene encoding uncharacterized protein isoform X2, whose amino-acid sequence MEAVGLKHHHHPQQEQESESESNFELKRNLTQLQQQLRTFNKHVPVINTKRRSLFSVFTNQPPEHDTQIVNNKKREPMILKELSPEMEGFLELLFQMGYFNHANFAKGKDMFDLSWFDTEFGRGYIKFAAQRFGREKQELAKWLSGSALKEVAMFGCPSIDRASVFPCKRLRKFFEVPENTVCSKCVLRESCKFENQSVWKGDTKILNLVVVMKVLTSYDLEMVHPKLVVPDTVKNSVRKLLKEAMKLSQTISD is encoded by the exons ATGGAAGCCGTTGGCCTCAAACACCACCACCATCCCCAACAAGAACAAGAATCAGAATCAGAGAGCAACTTCGAGTTGAAGAGAAACCTCACACAGTTACAGCAGCAACTCAGGACTTTTAACAAACACGTGCCGGTCATTAACACCAAGAGGAGGAGCTTGTTTTCTGTCTTCACCAACCAGCCTCCTGAACACGACACCCAGATTGTGAACAACAAGAAGAGGGAGCCAATGATCTTGAAGGAGCTTTCACCAGAAATGGAGGGTTTTCTGGAGCTTTTGTTCCAAATGGGGTACTTCAACCATGCCAATTTCGCAAAGGGTAAGGACATGTTTGATCTTAGCTGGTTTGATACTGAATTTGGAAGAGGGTATATAAAGTTTGCGGCGCAGAGATTCGGCAGGGAGAAACAAGAATTGGCCAA ATGGCTATCAGGAAGTGCTTTAAAAGAAGTGGCGATGTTTGGCTGTCCCTCCATCGACAGGGCAAGTGTCTTTCCCTGCAAACGACTACGGAAATTCTTTGAGGTTCCAGAAAACACT GTTTGCAGCAAATGCGTGCTGAGAGaatcttgcaagtttgaaaatcAAAGTGTGTGGAAAGGTGACACCAAGATTTTGAACTTGGTTGTGGTCATGAAGGTACTTACCTCATATGATTTAGAGATGGTGCACCCGAAACTGGTAGTGCCTGATACAGTGAAAAACTCAGTCCGTAAATTGCTTAAGGAGGCTATGAAATTGAGTCAAACCATATCTGATTAG
- the LOC112703574 gene encoding uncharacterized protein isoform X1, which yields MALPRNLLSRCHLKTPPFPHSHRLVTTTNHHHNNNKKQPLHALFMEAVGLKHHHHPQQEQESESESNFELKRNLTQLQQQLRTFNKHVPVINTKRRSLFSVFTNQPPEHDTQIVNNKKREPMILKELSPEMEGFLELLFQMGYFNHANFAKGKDMFDLSWFDTEFGRGYIKFAAQRFGREKQELAKWLSGSALKEVAMFGCPSIDRASVFPCKRLRKFFEVPENTVCSKCVLRESCKFENQSVWKGDTKILNLVVVMKVLTSYDLEMVHPKLVVPDTVKNSVRKLLKEAMKLSQTISD from the exons ATGGCTCTGCCGAGGAACCTCCTCTCTCGCTGCCACCTCAAAACCCCACCTTTCCCTCACTCTCACAGACTCGTCACCACCACCAATcaccaccacaacaacaacaagaagcagCCCCTCCACGCCCTCTTCATGGAAGCCGTTGGCCTCAAACACCACCACCATCCCCAACAAGAACAAGAATCAGAATCAGAGAGCAACTTCGAGTTGAAGAGAAACCTCACACAGTTACAGCAGCAACTCAGGACTTTTAACAAACACGTGCCGGTCATTAACACCAAGAGGAGGAGCTTGTTTTCTGTCTTCACCAACCAGCCTCCTGAACACGACACCCAGATTGTGAACAACAAGAAGAGGGAGCCAATGATCTTGAAGGAGCTTTCACCAGAAATGGAGGGTTTTCTGGAGCTTTTGTTCCAAATGGGGTACTTCAACCATGCCAATTTCGCAAAGGGTAAGGACATGTTTGATCTTAGCTGGTTTGATACTGAATTTGGAAGAGGGTATATAAAGTTTGCGGCGCAGAGATTCGGCAGGGAGAAACAAGAATTGGCCAA ATGGCTATCAGGAAGTGCTTTAAAAGAAGTGGCGATGTTTGGCTGTCCCTCCATCGACAGGGCAAGTGTCTTTCCCTGCAAACGACTACGGAAATTCTTTGAGGTTCCAGAAAACACT GTTTGCAGCAAATGCGTGCTGAGAGaatcttgcaagtttgaaaatcAAAGTGTGTGGAAAGGTGACACCAAGATTTTGAACTTGGTTGTGGTCATGAAGGTACTTACCTCATATGATTTAGAGATGGTGCACCCGAAACTGGTAGTGCCTGATACAGTGAAAAACTCAGTCCGTAAATTGCTTAAGGAGGCTATGAAATTGAGTCAAACCATATCTGATTAG